AGAAGAACAAACCCCAAAAAAGCAGAACATGTAGGGTGCAAGTGTCTGGGCCCACTTGCACCGGGCAAATGAGTAATAAAAGACAACCTCCATGAACAAAAACCTGCAAGAAAATACATACATAGAtatataggaaaaaaaaaagatcaaaaaaGAAGGAGGGTCCCAAATGGCTAAGAATATCTGTATTTGAGGTATGGTAGCCCTGAACGATCGGATCGGGCAAGGATGGAGATATGGCTGGGTAATGAAGGTCCTAACACTAAGGTATACTGCCTAAGGTCATGGGCTCTCGCCGCCAACGCATCCGCCACCGAATTACGCTCCCGGAAAATATGTGAAAAATGAACCATACGTCCCCTCAAAAGGACCAAAATCTGAGACACAATAGAATCCAAATCCCAACAACACCTACGAGAACGGAGGATCTGAATAGAAAGCTGGGAGTCAACCTCGATCCAAAGAGGAAAAAGAGAAAGATCGGAACAAATGAGAAGACCCCTCCAAACCGCCCAGAGTTCTGCCCGTATAGAAGATCCCGCTCCAATGAACTCACTGAATGATAGCAAGACCCGCCCAGAATCGTCACGAACGACACCACCAGCCGTAGAATCGCCAGGATTTCCTCTCGAGCTCCCATCCACATTTAACTTAAAACAACCCGACGGCGGCCGAAGCCAACGAACAATCGTCGTCCGATGATATCTGTGCAAACCAACCGAAATCCCCATCGACCTCGCCACATCGACCACGCGCCCAAAGACGTGCGTAATCCTCTTCACAAGAGAGAGTAATGACCATGAAACCCCGgggtaaaaatttcaaattgaacGGTCTGACCAAACCCACTTTGCCAAGGGCAACAGAGATCATCGAATTGGGGACCACAGACCGATTCCCAGAAATTTTACCCACCAATGCAAATTGAAAAGGCTCAATAAGAGATGAAATTACCTTATCCGGGAATAGAATACCCGGTTTCCCATCCAAAAAAGAAGGCTCGAGTATCTCCTCCATCGAGTTGAGAACATCATCAAAGCTATTCTTCACCGTACGAGGAGACGGGGGAGCCAAAACATCCttaaaagaaacatgaggtaaaACAGCAACTTTCGGACTAACATTGACCACAGAAGCACCTGGTTTGACTGCCGAGTTGACCCGATGCACTCGGCTGTGTGACTCGTCCGAGTTGACTCGGTCATTACCAAGCGGAGGACCACCGTGGGCCGGCGACGAGGCAGAGAACTTGAAACCGGTATTCAAACAAGCAGAACCGGGCGGCGGAGGCATGAACTCGGGGAAAACAGTGGTCGGAAAAGAGGAGGAAATCGGAAATTGGGCGTTTCCATTCCCCGGCGAATTTGATAAAATTGAAGGAAGGAATACATTACCCATGACATGAGGAGTGTACGCTGCAGAGGAATTGAAGAACGGAGCCAAATCACCGGAGTAATTGGCTGAAGAATAAATCGCAGACGGTGAATAGTGGCCATGAAACGTAGATCTGAAATTGCCGCTACTAGTGAACGGTGTTGGGGCTGACACCTGAGGCATTGGCATCGTCTGGCCAAGGGGATTCTAGATCGGGGTCGCACTTGAAAAGAGGTGGCCGGAGACGGCCGGAATCGGGCAAAAACCAGTGGAGGAGACGATGAACAGTGACGGCGActgattttttgaaaaatccGGTGAAATGCCAGCACAGGACGCTAAGGTTTGGGTCGGAAATGAAAGAGGAGAAGTTTGCGCACCAAGAGGAGTGCAAACATCGTCGGAATTCGGAGAAATCGGCGGCGGCGTAGAGATGGTCGGAAAAACAGGATTTTCGATCGGCGATTTGGATGGGCAAAAGGTCTCCGATTGACCTGAATTTTGAGTATGTTGATCAGCTTGAAAAGGCGGTTCTAATGGTATATTTGTCCGGCTGGGATCCGGCGGCGGCAGCATGGTAGCTTTGGGACGTGAATAGTGACAATTTAGTGTGTTTTTTCTCACGCTTTTAGTGTGTTTTTTCAGAGAAAATTTTTTGGGGGCAAATGGGTGGTGGTTTAGNNNNNNNNNNNNNNNNNNNNNNNNNNNNNNNNNNNNNNNNNNNNNNNNNNNNNNNNNNNNNNNNNNNNNNNNNNNNNNNNNNNNNNNNNNNNNNNNNNNNNNNNNNNNNNNNNNNNNNNNNNNNNNNNNNNNNNNNNNNNNNNNNNNNNNNNNNNNNNNNNNNNNNNNNNNNNNNNNNNNNNNNNNNNNNNNNNNNNNNNNNNNNNNNNNNNNNNNNNNNNNNNNNNNNNNNNNNNNAAAAATCCAAATGTGAATAGAACCCTGAAGCAACAAACAGCGAGGAGATTGCTTCCAGGGGTACAAACACACACCACAAAAGTATAGATCCTGTAAAACTCGCCATGAATGGAGCGATGTAAAAGCCTGACGAAAACCCCCTCCAGGGAATATGAGAGGACCAAAGAAAAGCACCAGGAGAGTGAGTGCAAGAGCCCACCCAATCCCGACGAGACCAAACATGTAGTGTGCGAGTGTCTGAACCCACTCACACCGGACTAGCAAAACAGGGGGAAGGAGAAACCCCCTAAATAACAGTACCTGCAAAGaagaaatatacatatacatatagaaAGATAGAAGAAATAGATCCAAGTGAAGGGATGGGCTGCAAACGGCTAAGAACATCTAGATCTCAGGTAGGGGAGTCCGGATGTATCCGAACGAACAAGTATGGAAATGTGCCTAGGGAGGGAAGGACCTAACTCTAAGGTAAAGTGCCTAAGGGTATGGGCCCTCGCCGCCAACGCATCCGCCACCGAATTACCCTCCCGGAATATATGCGAAATATGAACAGACCGCCCCCTCAAAAGGACCAGAATCCTGGATATAATATGATCAAGACCCCAGCAACATCGACGGGAACGAATGAGCTGAATAGAAGTAAGAGAATCAAGCTCGATCCAAAGAGGGAAAAAAGAGTGATCAGAACAAAGGAGAAGACCCCTCCAAACCGCCCAAAGCTCAGCCCGGAGAGAAGACCCAGCTCCAATGAACTCGCTGAATGAGAGCACAACCCTCCCTGAATCATCCCGAACAACGCCACCAGCAGCAGAGTCCCCAGATACACCACGCGAGCTCCCATCCACATTAAGCTTGAAGCACCCAGACGGCGGCCGCAGCCAGCGAACAATCGCCGTCCTATGAAATCTGTGGAGAGCAACCGAAATACCCATCGATCTCGCCACATGAAACACACCCAGCCAATGTCTGGGCTTGACAGTACGCTCAGAGTGGGCGAGCCGAAGGTAAGACAAAATCTGGTATTTCACCGTCGCCCCAGAGACAGGGAGATGACGGTGCTTAGCATCATTCCGCGCAGTCCAGAGGAACCACAAAACGATGGAGGGGAGAAACTCCCGCACATGGCCCCCCTGGGACCAGACCAAGTCCCTCTTCCACGCACTGAAGAACAAACTGAAATCCTCAGTGTCGAGAATACGGACCCGAAAAACGGCGCCAAAAAAACGCCACACAGACCGAGCAACCGGGCTGCGAAGGAATATGTGTGTGAATGTCTCACACATATCACAACACTGACATCTCAAAGCTAACGCAAAACCCCGGTGCTGGAGCACCTCATCAACTGGGAGCCACTGATGCCAGAATCTCCAGAGGAAGAACGACAGGGTAGGCCTCAACCAGCTCCCCCAACACGGGCGGAAGATATCAGAATACGGAGCACGCTGACGAATCAGCTCCCAAGCAGATCTCGCTGAAAAAGCACCATCAGAGCTATGGATCCAGCGTGCAAGATCAGGCTCTCCCAAAAGAACAGGAATGAAAACAATCTCCTCGGCAACCGAAGGAGCAACTACCGTACAAAGGCGATCAAAATCCCAGGACCCCTCAGACAAAAAATGAGAAACCCGGACAGCACGGCCCCCACGAACCACACACCGGGAGGACAAAGGAACGTCCCCAAACCAAGTGTCATCCCAAAAGGATACATCTCCAAGACCAACGCGCCAGCGAATGCCAGGCTCCGCACGAGGGCGAATCCTAAGGAGACGACGCCAAATGGGGGATATAGAACCACGGGCGGGAACACACGCAGGAGCAGTCAGCCGGCAATACTTCCGAAAAAGGAAGCTCGCCCAAAGAGAGGAGCCCTGGCGAAATCGGAACCATAATTTGATAGAAAAACATTCCACAAGATCTTTCAATCTGCGGAATCCAAGCCCCCCCTCAAGCACAGGGAGGCAAGCCCGGGACCACCGGGCCCAATGCCACTTCCTTTCCAAAGGTCTCGACCCCCAGAGAAAGGCATTGAAGGCCAGCTCAAGCTTCTCCATGACAGCCAGAGGTGGCTGAACCACCTGAAACAGATAAATCGGCATGGAGAGGAGCACGCTACGTATCAGGGTCATACGGCTACCCGGGGATAGAGTCCGAGTCTCCCAACCCTCTAATTTCCTACGAACAGACTGCAGGAGGGGCGCAAAAAGGGAGCATTTCCGATTACCCCGATAAAGAGGAACTCCGAGGTACTTGATAGGCAAATGACCCTCAGCGAACCCGGTGATACGCAAAAGCCGGGAGCGGAGACGCCCAGAACACCTCGGGGCCAAAATCAAAGAACTCTTGGCAGCATTCACACGCTGCCCAGAACAGTTCTCGTAGTGATGCAGAAAATCGACAAGAAGCTGCATACCACGAGACCCACCACTGGCAAAAATAATGACATCATCAGCGTAAGCCAGATGAGAAATCAAAATATCACAATCAGAACGGTACCTAATCGCAGGATGCTGCAGATATAGGCGGTCAAGGCCACGAGAAAGATACTCCGCCCCCAATATGAAGAGAAGGGGAGACAACGGATCACCCTGCCGGAGGCCTCTGGTGGAACAAAAAAACCCCGACAGAGAACCATTGATGTTCACGGGGAAATGACAATGGGAAATACAGGCCGAGACCAAAGCCACAACACGCTCTGAAAAACCAAAATGTCTCAAAACGTCAAAAAGGAAATGCCACTGGACCCTATCATAGGCCTTGGCCATATCCAATTTCAAGATAACATTACCACCACGAGTGGGGAGAGTAATGCTGTGAGTGAGTTCCTGGGCAAGGAGAATATTATCAGATATCATCCGCCCTGGAACGAAGCCACTCTGATTCGGAGAAACCAGTCTCTCCACCACATCCCTCAACCGAGAGTACAACAGCTTCGAGATGATCTTGTTCGTGACATTGCACAGACTGATCGGACGGAAGTCCGACCAAGCGCGTGCACTCTCGACTTTGGGAATTAAAGTGATCGTGGTGGCAGTAAAACCCTGAGGCATAGGAGAACCCCGGAAAAAATCAAGAACAGCACCAAAAATATCCTGATGGACAATCTCCCAGCAATGCTGAAAGAACGCCGAAGAGAAGCCATCAAGGCCAGCAACGCTATCGGGGTGAATGGAGAAGACGGTCGCGCGGACCTCCTCCAAAGAGGGAATCGCAGCAATACCATCATTCTCCACAGCAGAAATAACCGAGGGAAAACCCGAAAAATCCGGACAATCGAGCGCAGAGGGCTCCCCAATAAGAAGATCTTGGAAAAACAAGGCTCCCGACTGCTGAATCAAATCCTGAGACGTCAGGCAGACCCCATTCTCCCATATGCTGAAAATATTATTCGACACACGCTTTTTCCTCACCATATTATGGAAGAGTCTGGTGTTCCGCTCACCATCCTCAAGCCAATGGCAAGCCGCTTTCTGTTTCCAAAAATCCGCCTCCATGGCAGTGATACGGGCCAGATCCTCATTGCGATCGGACAGGGAAGTCCAATNAGGAGTCGCAGCAATACCATCATTCTCCACAGCAGAAATAACCGAGGGAAAACCCGAAAAATCCGGACAATCGGGCGCAGAGGGCTCCCCGGTAAGAAGCTCTTGGAAAAACAAGGCTCCCGACTGCTGAATCAAATCCTGAGACGTCAGGCAGACCCCATTCTCCCATATGCTGAAAATCTTATTCGACACACGCTTTTTCCTCACCATATTATGGAAGAGTCTGGTGTTCCGCTCACCATCCTCAAGCCAATGGCAAGCCGCTTTCTGTTTCCAAAAATCCGCCTCCATGGCGGTGATACGGGCCAGATCCTCATTGCGATCGGACAGGAAAGTCCAATTCGCGTCAGAAGGGTCGGCCTCACAGACAGCTTCGGCTGAACGAACAGCCCTCTCAGCCTCAGTGAGTCTATCGAAGATGTTACCAAAAACATCTCGATTCCACCACCGGAGGTGATGCTTGAGCCGCTTCATCTTGGCAAAAAGCCGAGGCATGCCACTCAGACTGCAAGGCAGATTCCAATTAAGACTCACAGTCTGTAAAAAACCATGGTGCCTAACCCACATACGCTGGAAGCGAAACGAGCTCGGCCCACGGGCAAAAACAGGAGCGGTAATCAAAAGCGGACAGTGATCCGAGACAGTACGAGCGAGATGTTCAACCCGAATCGAGATGAAATGATCTCCCCAATCTACAGAAACCAAGACCCTGTCCAACCGCTTCCAAATGGTCTTATTCGTCCAAGTGAACGAAGACCCCTCAAAACCAGCATCGATCATGCCAGAATCTATAATGAAAGTGTTGAACTCCTCCATAGGTAACAACCTACCACCACGGGAGCCCAAGCACTCAGACGCATCCCTGACGACATTAAAGTCGCCACCAACCAGCTAGGGACCCAAAACAGGCTTAACCAAAAGCAAAGAAGCCCAAAGATCCCTACGCTGAACATAATCACAACTAGCATAGACAAAAGAACAAAATATCTCTGTCGGAAAGAAAGAAGCAGAGACTCTGAGATGGAGGAAATATCTCTGTCGGCAAGAAAGAAGCAGAGACTCTGAGATGGGGCGAGTCATGTATCTCTGATCCAGATCAATCATGGGCTCCAAAAGCAAAAAAACCAAGATATGACCGGAGAGATTAGAAATGACTCCAGAAAACCCCAAACGGCGAGTCATGTATCTCTGATCCAGATCAATCATGGGCTCCAAAACAGCCAAAACCTTAATCTGTTTCTCCTTCACAAAGGCATGTAGCATCTGCTGGGACTCCGAACCCCGAAGTCCCCGGATATTCCAGATTAAACATGTCAGTGTCCAGAATACTACACTCGGACCCACAACTAACACCAGACACAGAATGTCGATCAAAATCATGATCAGGATCATCAGTCGACATATGACTGGGAATCATCTCCAGAATGGGGGAACCCTGTCGAGCAATCAACTCGTCCAACATAGAAGTGGCATCAGCAGAGGATGCAGGAAAGGATGGGACCGAGTGACTGCTATGATTTTCAATACAGACCTCCGGGGGAACAAACACAGTCACCACATCCGGGCGTGGAGATCCAAGGTCATCCACGCAATCCATATAAGGAACACTCTCATCGTCCTCAGCCACCATGACCTCAGGATGGTCAGAAACAGGGGCCTCCTGATGAGAACTCAAACCGACAGAGGGATCAGTAACACCTAATCCAATCTCCTCAGAGCCTACCTCTGTCTCCTGCAAATGGGAAAGAACTCCAAAAGAGTTCGAAGCAAGAGGATCATCCCTCGGGAGAGCCTGACGAACAAGCCTCCGTCTCTGTCTACGTCGGGGACCAGGGCCATTGACATGAAGCTGGGGCTGTGGTCCCGGAACAATGACAGGGGCTGCACCCTCAGGTGGTGCCTGAGCAGGAGGGGCCTCCGACTGAAGATGCCCACGATCAGCAGGCGTGGATCGAGCAGGTTTAGGATTTTTCCCATGGGAATAGCAAACGTTGGTCGAATGACCCAACATCTTGCAATCTAAGCAATACCCAGGTATTTTCTCATACACCACATCAATCTCCTGGGTATGATCACCCCAGCCCACCCAAATTTGCTTAACGGGTGGTTCCAACACATTCAACTCCACACAGACACGAGCAAAGGCGGTCCGAGAAGAGTCAGCAGTAAAATCATCCATCTTCACCGGATTGCCCAAGATCTTAGCAAGGGCGAAAAGACTTTTCTTGTTAAACAGGTGAATGGGAAAACCCGGGAGACGCACCCAAACAGGGGCAATGGGGGATTCTTCTTGAAGATTGAATTCCGGGGTCTATTTGGAAAAACGAATCCCGAGAGGGCCCACCATCATCTGCCCACGCGTCCAAAAGAACGCATAATCCTACTCACAATGAAGTGAAAGGATCAGAAAACCCCTAGGCAGGAACCTCAAATCAAAGGAGCGCTTCAATCCCAAACGAGCAAAGGCTGATGAAATACCCGAATTTGGGACTAAGGATCGATTACCCGAAATCTTCCCAACTAAAGAAAACTTAAAAGGCTCGGTCAGAGAAGACATTACCTCGTCCGGGAATAAAATACCCGGTTTCCCATTCAGAATAGTCGGCAGAGGCATTTCATCCAAAGCAGTCACGACATCTCCAAAGCCATTCTTCCCCGAGCGAGACGAAGTAGGAGCCAGGGCATCCCTAAATGACACCGGAAACGTCTTAGGCGACCGAAGATCAGATTTAGAAGCCGAACCAGTGTTGTTGACTGCCGAGTTAACTCGGTCAACT
The DNA window shown above is from Primulina huaijiensis isolate GDHJ02 chromosome 12, ASM1229523v2, whole genome shotgun sequence and carries:
- the LOC140989476 gene encoding uncharacterized protein, which gives rise to MTRRLGFSGVISNLSGHILLVGGDFNVVRDASECLGSRGGRLLPMEEFNTFIIDSGMIDAGFEGSSFTWTNKTIWKRLDRVLVSVDWGDHFISIRVEHLARTVSDHCPLLITAPVFARGPSSFRFQRMWVRHHGFLQTVSLNWNLPCSLSGMPRLFAKMKRLKHHLRWWNRDVFGNIFDRLTEAERAVRSAEAVCEADPSDANWTFLSDRNEDLARITAMEADFWKQKAACHWLEDGERNTRLFHNMVRKKRVSNKIFSIWENGVCLTSQDLIQQSGALFFQELLTGEPSAPDCPDFSGFPSVISAVENDGIAATPXWTSLSDRNEDLARITAMEADFWKQKAACHWLEDGERNTRLFHNMVRKKRVSNNIFSIWENGVCLTSQDLIQQSGALFFQDLLIGEPSALDCPDFSGFPSVISAVENDGIAAIPSLEEVRATVFSIHPDSVAGLDGFSSAFFQHCWEIVHQDIFGAVLDFFRGSPMPQGFTATTITLIPKVESARAWSDFRPISLCNVTNKIISKLLYSRLRDVVERLVSPNQSGFVPGRMISDNILLAQELTHSITLPTRGGNVILKLDMAKAYDRVQWHFLFDVLRHFGFSERVVALVSACISHCHFPVNINGSLSGFFCSTRGLRQGDPLSPLLFILGAEYLSRGLDRLYLQHPAIRYRSDCDILISHLAYADDVIIFASGGSRGMQLLVDFLHHYENCSGQRVNAAKSSLILAPRCSGRLRSRLLRITGFAEGHLPIKYLGVPLYRGNRKCSLFAPLLQSVRRKLEGWETRTLSPGSRMTLIRSVLLSMPIYLFQVVQPPLAVMEKLELAFNAFLWGSRPLERKWHWARWSRACLPVLEGGLGFRRLKDLVECFSIKLWFRFRQGSSLWASFLFRKYCRLTAPACVPARGSISPIWRRLLRIRPRAEPGIRWRVGLGDVSFWDDTWFGDVPLSSRCVVRGGRAVRVSHFLSEGSWDFDRLCTVVAPSVAEEIVFIPVLLGEPDLARWIHSSDGAFSARSAWELIRQRAPYSDIFRPCWGSWLRPTLSFFLWRFWHQWLPVDEVLQHRGFALALRCQCCDMCETFTHIFLRSPVARSVWRFFGAVFRVRILDTEDFSLFFSAWKRDLVWSQGGHVREFLPSIVLWFLWTARNDAKHRHLPVSGATVKYQILSYLRLAHSERTVKPRHWLGVFHVARSMGISVALHRFHRTAIVRWLRPPSGCFKLNVDGSSRGVSGDSAAGGVVRDDSGRVVLSFSEFIGAGSSLRAELWAVWRGLLLCSDHSFFPLWIELDSLTSIQLIRSRRCCWGLDHIISRILVLLFRGFLLPPVLLVRCEWVQTLAHYMFGLVGIGWALALTLLVLFFGPLIFPGGGFRQAFTSLHSWRVLQDLYFCGQSETFCPSKSPIENPVFPTISTPPPISPNSDDVCTPLGAQTSPLSFPTQTLASCAGISPDFSKNQSPSLFIVSSTGFCPIPAVSGHLFSSATPI